Proteins encoded within one genomic window of Citrobacter amalonaticus Y19:
- a CDS encoding urease subunit beta: MIPGEYRIATGNIPINAGRETCTIVVENHGDRPIQVGSHYHFYEVNPALRFARESALGFRLNIPAGTAVRFEPGQKREVELVRVAGAQRIFGFRGDVMGALEVKHG; this comes from the coding sequence ATGATTCCAGGTGAATACCGGATCGCGACGGGAAATATCCCGATCAACGCAGGGCGCGAAACGTGCACGATCGTGGTGGAGAACCATGGCGATCGCCCCATTCAGGTGGGATCGCACTACCACTTTTACGAGGTCAACCCGGCGCTCCGCTTTGCCCGCGAATCCGCGCTGGGTTTTCGTCTGAATATTCCGGCAGGAACGGCGGTACGCTTTGAGCCGGGACAAAAGCGGGAGGTCGAGCTGGTACGCGTGGCGGGCGCACAGCGTATTTTTGGCTTTCGCGGCGACGTCATGGGTGCACTGGAGGTGAAGCATGGCTGA
- a CDS encoding urease subunit gamma, with the protein MELTPREKDKLLLFTAALVAERRLARGLKLNYPESVALISAFIMEGARDGKSVAALMEEGRHVLNREQVMEGVPEMIPDIQVEATFPDGSKLVTVHSPIV; encoded by the coding sequence ATGGAACTGACTCCCAGAGAAAAAGACAAGCTGTTGCTCTTTACCGCCGCGCTGGTCGCGGAGCGCCGACTGGCGCGCGGGCTGAAGCTGAATTACCCGGAATCGGTGGCGCTCATCAGCGCCTTCATTATGGAAGGGGCGCGCGACGGCAAAAGCGTCGCCGCACTGATGGAAGAGGGTCGCCATGTTCTGAACCGTGAGCAGGTGATGGAAGGCGTTCCGGAGATGATCCCGGACATCCAGGTCGAAGCGACCTTTCCGGACGGTTCGAAGCTGGTCACCGTCCACAGTCCGATCGTTTAA
- a CDS encoding urease accessory protein UreD → MDTVAHKTPTRGWQAELDLRFSHTAHKTVLTRAHHVGPLTVQRPFYPQDDVCHLYLLHPPGGIVGGDELQISVTLDENSHVLITMPGAGKFYRSAGPQARLYQTFTLAPHATLEWLPQDTILFPGANASLRSVFHLTAESRLLGWDLLCFGRPVMHERFSHGALHNRLEVWRDGQPLLIERLTLRDGDLAVIASQPWCGTLLCYPGTEQMLEGVRERLAPLGDYAGATLVDSLLTVRFLADDNLIVQRVMREIWQFLRPLLTQKPPHLPRIWQT, encoded by the coding sequence CTGGATACCGTTGCGCACAAGACACCGACACGGGGCTGGCAGGCCGAACTCGACCTGCGGTTTAGCCATACCGCGCACAAAACGGTGCTCACCCGCGCACACCACGTCGGTCCCCTGACGGTTCAACGGCCGTTTTATCCACAAGACGATGTTTGCCACCTCTATTTACTCCATCCACCCGGCGGCATTGTCGGCGGCGATGAGCTACAAATTTCCGTCACGCTGGACGAAAACAGCCACGTGTTAATCACCATGCCCGGCGCGGGCAAGTTTTATCGCAGCGCAGGGCCGCAGGCGCGCCTGTACCAGACGTTTACGCTGGCCCCGCACGCGACGCTGGAATGGCTACCGCAGGATACGATCCTGTTCCCTGGCGCTAACGCCAGCCTCCGCTCCGTATTTCATCTCACCGCCGAAAGCCGCCTGCTGGGCTGGGATCTGCTCTGCTTCGGGCGACCGGTCATGCATGAGAGGTTCAGCCACGGCGCACTACACAACCGCCTGGAAGTCTGGCGTGACGGGCAGCCACTGCTCATTGAACGCCTGACGCTGCGTGATGGGGATCTCGCGGTCATCGCCAGTCAACCGTGGTGCGGCACCCTGCTCTGTTATCCGGGCACGGAACAGATGCTGGAGGGCGTGCGTGAGCGTCTGGCTCCGCTCGGTGATTACGCCGGGGCGACGCTCGTCGATTCGCTGCTGACCGTCCGTTTTCTGGCAGACGACAATCTGATCGTTCAGCGCGTCATGCGCGAAATCTGGCAGTTTTTGCGCCCGCTGTTAACCCAAAAGCCACCGCACCTGCCGCGCATCTGGCAAACCTAA
- a CDS encoding anion permease — MAPLSGWWRYLAPLVVIAIIAVLPVPTGLESHTWLYFAVFTGVIVGLILEPVPGAVVAMIGISIIAVLSPWLLFSPEQLAQDGFKFTSKALSWAVSGFSNSVIWLIFAAFMFGTGYEKTGLGRRIALMLVKKMGHRTLFLGYAVMFSELILAPVTPSNSARGAGIIYPIIRNLPPLYNSQPNDPSARSIGSYIMWMGITADCVTSAIFLTAMAPNLLLIGLMKTASHTALSWGDWFLGMLPLSILLVLLVPWLAYVLYPPVLKSGDQVPRWAESELKEMGPLCSREKKMLVLMVGALVLWIFGGDYIDAAMVGYSVVALMLVLRIITWDDIVSNKSAWNVFFWLASLITLATGLNNTGFITWFGKLLASGLSGYSPVMVMIALIVVFWLLRYFFASATAYTSALAPMMIAAALAMPEIPLPVFCLMVGAAIGLGSILTPYATGPSPIYYGSGYLPTVDYWRLGAIFGLIFLVLLLATGLIWMPLVLL, encoded by the coding sequence ATGGCACCTTTATCTGGTTGGTGGCGATATCTGGCTCCGCTGGTGGTCATCGCCATTATTGCTGTTTTGCCCGTCCCCACCGGTCTTGAGAGCCACACCTGGCTCTACTTTGCGGTCTTTACCGGCGTCATCGTGGGACTCATTCTGGAACCTGTACCCGGCGCAGTTGTGGCAATGATTGGGATATCGATCATCGCAGTCCTCTCGCCGTGGCTGTTGTTCAGCCCGGAACAGCTCGCCCAGGACGGCTTCAAATTTACCTCTAAAGCACTTTCGTGGGCGGTTTCTGGTTTTTCTAACTCGGTTATCTGGCTGATTTTCGCCGCCTTTATGTTTGGCACCGGGTATGAAAAAACCGGCCTTGGTCGGCGTATCGCGCTGATGCTGGTGAAAAAAATGGGGCATCGCACGCTGTTTCTCGGCTACGCGGTGATGTTCTCCGAACTGATCCTCGCCCCTGTTACACCGTCTAACTCCGCACGCGGCGCTGGGATCATCTACCCGATTATCCGCAACCTGCCGCCGCTCTATAACTCACAACCCAACGATCCCAGCGCCCGTTCCATCGGCTCTTACATTATGTGGATGGGGATCACCGCCGACTGTGTGACCAGCGCTATTTTCCTGACGGCAATGGCACCAAACCTGCTGCTGATTGGCCTGATGAAGACCGCCTCCCATACGGCGCTCAGCTGGGGCGACTGGTTCTTAGGCATGCTGCCGCTAAGCATTTTGCTGGTTCTGCTGGTGCCGTGGCTCGCCTATGTGCTGTATCCACCCGTGCTGAAGTCGGGCGATCAGGTGCCGCGCTGGGCGGAGTCGGAACTGAAGGAGATGGGGCCGCTCTGTTCGCGTGAGAAAAAGATGCTGGTGCTGATGGTCGGCGCACTGGTGCTGTGGATCTTCGGCGGAGACTATATCGACGCGGCCATGGTCGGTTACAGCGTCGTCGCCCTGATGCTGGTACTGCGCATCATCACCTGGGATGACATCGTCAGTAATAAATCGGCGTGGAACGTCTTCTTCTGGCTGGCCTCGCTCATCACCCTCGCAACCGGACTGAACAACACCGGCTTTATCACCTGGTTTGGCAAACTGCTGGCCAGCGGGTTAAGCGGCTACTCACCGGTGATGGTGATGATCGCGCTGATCGTCGTGTTCTGGCTGTTACGTTACTTCTTTGCCAGTGCAACCGCCTACACTTCCGCGCTGGCACCCATGATGATCGCTGCCGCGCTGGCGATGCCGGAAATTCCATTACCGGTATTCTGCCTGATGGTCGGTGCGGCTATTGGTCTGGGCAGCATTCTCACCCCGTATGCGACCGGTCCAAGCCCTATCTACTATGGTAGCGGTTATCTGCCGACAGTGGACTACTGGCGGCTGGGGGCAATTTTCGGCCTGATTTTCCTGGTGCTGCTGCTGGCGACCGGGCTTATCTGGATGCCTCTCGTTTTGCTTTAA
- the ttdB gene encoding L(+)-tartrate dehydratase subunit beta, giving the protein MKKILTTPIKAEDLEDIRVGDVIYLTGTLVTCRDVCHRRLIELKRPIPYDLNGKAIFHAGPIVRKNGEKWEMVSVGPTTSMRMEAFEKEFIEQTGVKLVVGKGGMGPLTEEGCQKFKALHVIFPAGCAVVAATQVEEIEEVHWMELGMPESLWVCRVKEFGPLIVSIDTHGNNLIAENKKQFAERRGPIVDEICEHVHYIK; this is encoded by the coding sequence ATGAAAAAGATCCTCACAACCCCGATCAAAGCCGAAGACCTGGAAGACATCCGCGTTGGCGATGTGATCTATCTGACCGGTACGCTGGTGACCTGCCGCGACGTCTGCCACCGCCGACTGATCGAACTGAAGCGCCCGATCCCCTACGACCTCAATGGCAAAGCGATTTTCCATGCCGGCCCCATTGTGCGTAAGAACGGTGAAAAATGGGAAATGGTCTCCGTCGGTCCGACCACCAGTATGCGTATGGAAGCCTTTGAAAAAGAGTTCATTGAGCAGACGGGCGTCAAACTGGTGGTAGGTAAAGGCGGCATGGGGCCGCTGACGGAAGAAGGCTGCCAGAAATTTAAAGCGCTACATGTGATCTTCCCGGCGGGCTGCGCAGTTGTTGCTGCGACCCAGGTCGAAGAGATTGAAGAAGTGCACTGGATGGAACTCGGCATGCCGGAATCCCTCTGGGTTTGCCGGGTGAAAGAGTTCGGTCCGCTGATTGTCTCTATCGACACCCACGGCAACAACCTGATCGCCGAAAACAAAAAACAGTTCGCCGAACGTCGCGGTCCCATCGTCGACGAAATCTGCGAACACGTGCATTACATCAAATAA
- the ttdA gene encoding L(+)-tartrate dehydratase subunit alpha gives MMSNQNNQNAVNTLTEIVANFTAMISTRMPDDVVDKLKQLRDAETSKMGQIIYHTMFDNMQKAIDLNRPACQDTGEIMFFVKVGSRFPLLGELQSILKQAVEDATVKAPLRHNAVEIFDEVNTGKNTGSGVPWVTWDIVPDGDDAEIEVYMAGGGCTLPGRSKVLMPSEGYEGVVKFVFENISTLAVNACPPVLVGVGIATSVETAAVLSRKAVLRPIGSRHPNPKAAELELRLEEGLNRLGIGPQGLTGNSSVMGVHIESAARHPSTIGVAVSTGCWAHRRGTLLVHSDLSFENLSHTRSAL, from the coding sequence ATGATGAGCAATCAAAATAATCAAAATGCGGTTAATACGCTGACGGAAATAGTCGCCAACTTTACCGCCATGATTTCCACTCGTATGCCCGACGATGTGGTGGACAAATTAAAACAGCTACGGGATGCCGAAACATCAAAGATGGGGCAAATCATCTACCACACGATGTTCGACAACATGCAAAAGGCGATTGATCTTAACCGTCCGGCCTGCCAGGACACCGGTGAGATCATGTTCTTCGTGAAGGTTGGTTCCCGTTTCCCGCTGCTGGGTGAGTTACAAAGCATTCTCAAGCAAGCGGTGGAAGATGCCACAGTGAAAGCGCCGCTGCGCCACAACGCCGTAGAAATTTTTGACGAAGTGAATACCGGTAAAAACACCGGTAGCGGCGTACCGTGGGTAACCTGGGATATTGTGCCCGACGGCGATGACGCGGAAATTGAAGTCTACATGGCCGGTGGCGGTTGCACGCTGCCGGGGCGCTCCAAAGTACTGATGCCTTCCGAAGGTTATGAAGGCGTAGTGAAATTCGTCTTTGAAAACATCTCGACGCTGGCCGTCAACGCCTGCCCGCCAGTGCTGGTCGGCGTGGGTATCGCCACCTCCGTTGAAACCGCCGCCGTACTGTCGCGCAAAGCAGTATTGCGCCCGATTGGCTCTCGCCATCCAAATCCAAAAGCGGCAGAGCTTGAGTTGCGTCTGGAAGAGGGACTAAACCGGCTGGGCATTGGTCCGCAAGGGCTCACCGGCAACAGTTCCGTGATGGGCGTGCATATCGAATCCGCCGCGCGTCACCCGTCAACCATTGGCGTCGCCGTCTCCACCGGCTGCTGGGCGCACCGTCGCGGTACGCTGCTGGTCCATTCTGACCTCTCCTTCGAAAACCTGTCTCACACCCGGAGCGCGTTATGA
- the ttdR gene encoding L-tartrate utilization transcriptional activator TtdR: MLKNWPLAKDLQVLVEIVHTGSFSAAACALGQTPAFVTKRIQILETTLDTTLLNRSARGVALTESGQRCYEQALAILTQYQRLIDEVTQIKTRPEGMIRIGCSFGFGRSHIAPAITELMRNYPELQVHFELFDRQIDLVQDNIDLDIRINDEIPDYYIAHLLTKNKRILCASPGYLQKYPEPKTLQELIHHDCLVTKERDMTHGIWELGNGTTKKSVKVSGHLSSNSGEVVLQWALEGKGIMLRSEWDVQPFLASGKLVRVLPEYAQSANIWAVYQEPLYRSVKLRVCVEFLAAWCQQRLGKPDEGYQVL, translated from the coding sequence ATGCTTAAAAACTGGCCCTTAGCCAAAGACCTTCAGGTGCTGGTGGAAATTGTCCATACGGGTAGCTTTAGCGCAGCGGCATGCGCCCTCGGACAAACGCCTGCCTTTGTGACGAAGCGGATTCAGATCCTGGAAACCACGCTCGACACCACGCTGCTTAACCGCTCGGCGCGCGGTGTGGCGCTGACGGAAAGTGGTCAGCGCTGTTACGAACAGGCGCTGGCGATCCTCACGCAATATCAACGCCTGATTGACGAGGTGACGCAAATCAAAACGCGTCCGGAAGGGATGATTCGTATCGGCTGTAGCTTCGGGTTTGGCCGCAGTCACATTGCGCCCGCGATTACCGAACTGATGCGCAATTATCCTGAGTTACAGGTTCATTTTGAACTCTTCGATCGGCAAATTGATTTGGTTCAGGATAATATCGATCTTGATATTCGTATTAACGATGAAATTCCGGATTATTATATTGCGCATTTGTTAACAAAGAATAAAAGAATATTGTGTGCCTCCCCCGGATATTTACAAAAATATCCTGAGCCAAAAACCTTGCAGGAATTAATTCACCACGATTGTCTGGTGACAAAAGAGCGTGACATGACTCACGGAATATGGGAACTGGGAAATGGCACGACGAAAAAATCGGTCAAAGTGAGCGGGCATCTCTCTTCCAACAGCGGTGAGGTCGTTCTGCAATGGGCGCTGGAAGGGAAAGGCATCATGTTGCGTTCAGAGTGGGATGTGCAACCGTTTCTGGCGAGCGGCAAACTGGTGCGAGTGTTGCCGGAGTACGCGCAGAGCGCCAACATCTGGGCGGTTTATCAGGAGCCGCTGTATCGCAGCGTGAAGCTCAGAGTCTGCGTGGAGTTTCTGGCAGCATGGTGTCAGCAGCGATTAGGCAAACCGGACGAAGGTTATCAGGTGCTGTAG
- the plsY gene encoding glycerol-3-phosphate 1-O-acyltransferase PlsY has protein sequence MSAIAPGMILFAYLCGSISSAILVCRIAGLPDPRSSGSGNPGATNVLRIGGKGAAVAVLIFDVLKGMLPVWGAYALGVSPFWLGLIAIAACLGHIWPVFFGFKGGKGVATAFGAIAPIGWDLTGVMAGTWLLTVLLSGYSSLGAIVSALIAPFYVWWFKPQFTFPVSMLSCLILLRHHDNIQRLWRRQETKIWTKLRKRREKDPE, from the coding sequence ATGAGTGCAATCGCGCCTGGAATGATCCTCTTCGCGTACCTCTGCGGCTCCATTTCCAGTGCCATTCTGGTCTGCCGCATTGCTGGCTTGCCCGACCCGCGTAGCAGCGGCTCCGGTAACCCAGGCGCGACCAACGTGTTACGAATCGGTGGCAAGGGAGCAGCCGTAGCGGTCCTGATTTTCGACGTCCTGAAAGGGATGTTGCCCGTCTGGGGCGCGTATGCGCTGGGTGTCAGCCCGTTCTGGCTGGGTCTTATCGCCATCGCCGCCTGTCTGGGGCATATCTGGCCAGTATTCTTCGGTTTCAAAGGTGGGAAAGGTGTGGCGACGGCCTTTGGCGCTATCGCCCCTATCGGCTGGGATCTCACCGGCGTGATGGCGGGCACCTGGTTGCTCACCGTTCTGTTGAGCGGTTATTCATCGCTGGGGGCGATTGTCAGCGCACTGATTGCGCCGTTCTATGTCTGGTGGTTCAAACCGCAGTTCACCTTCCCGGTCTCCATGCTGTCGTGCCTGATTTTGCTGCGTCATCATGACAACATCCAGCGTCTGTGGCGCCGCCAGGAGACAAAAATCTGGACCAAACTGCGCAAGAGACGCGAGAAAGATCCCGAATAA
- the folB gene encoding bifunctional dihydroneopterin aldolase/7,8-dihydroneopterin epimerase, with the protein MDIVFIEQLSVITTIGVYDWEQTIEQKLVFDIEMAWDNRKSAKSDDVADCLSYADIAETIVSHVEGGRFALVERVAEEVAELLLTRFNSPWVRIKLSKPGAVARAANVGVIIERSNNLKEK; encoded by the coding sequence ATGGATATTGTATTTATAGAGCAACTTTCGGTAATCACCACTATTGGTGTTTACGACTGGGAACAGACGATTGAACAGAAGCTGGTGTTCGATATCGAAATGGCGTGGGATAACCGAAAATCAGCAAAAAGTGACGATGTCGCCGACTGCCTGAGCTACGCGGATATCGCTGAGACGATCGTGAGCCATGTTGAAGGTGGGCGTTTTGCGCTGGTGGAACGTGTTGCCGAAGAGGTGGCCGAGCTATTGCTTACGCGCTTTAACTCGCCGTGGGTGCGCATCAAGCTCAGTAAGCCTGGCGCGGTGGCGCGCGCGGCCAATGTGGGCGTAATCATTGAGCGTAGCAATAATCTGAAAGAAAAATAA
- the bacA gene encoding undecaprenyl-diphosphate phosphatase, translating to MSDMHSLLIAAILGVVEGLTEFLPVSSTGHMIIVGHLLGFEGDTAKTFEVVIQLGSILAVVVMFWRRLFGLIGIHFGRPLQREGESKGRLTLIHILLGMIPAVVLGLVFHDTIKSLFNPINVMYALVVGGLLLIAAECLKPKEPRAPGLDDMTYRQAFMIGCFQCLALWPGFSRSGATISGGMLMGVSRYAASEFSFLLAVPMMMGATALDLYKSWSFLTVADIPMFAVGFVTAFVVALVAIKTFLQLIKRISFIPFAIYRFIVAAAVYVVFF from the coding sequence ATGAGCGATATGCACTCGCTGCTGATTGCGGCAATTTTGGGTGTGGTCGAAGGATTGACGGAGTTTTTGCCAGTTTCCAGTACCGGGCACATGATCATTGTGGGCCATCTGCTGGGATTTGAGGGGGATACGGCAAAGACGTTTGAAGTGGTGATCCAGTTGGGATCCATTCTTGCGGTGGTGGTGATGTTCTGGCGGCGTCTGTTTGGCCTGATCGGCATTCACTTTGGTCGTCCGCTACAGCGCGAAGGGGAAAGTAAAGGTCGTCTAACGCTGATCCACATTCTGCTGGGGATGATCCCGGCCGTGGTACTGGGACTGGTCTTCCACGATACGATTAAATCGCTGTTTAACCCGATTAATGTGATGTATGCGCTGGTGGTAGGGGGGTTACTGCTGATCGCCGCAGAGTGTCTGAAGCCGAAAGAACCGCGCGCACCGGGTCTGGATGACATGACTTACCGTCAGGCGTTCATGATTGGTTGCTTCCAGTGTCTGGCGCTGTGGCCGGGTTTCTCCCGCTCCGGGGCGACTATTTCCGGTGGGATGCTGATGGGCGTGAGCCGTTACGCGGCGTCTGAATTTTCATTCCTGCTGGCAGTACCGATGATGATGGGGGCTACCGCGCTGGATCTCTACAAAAGCTGGTCGTTCCTGACGGTGGCGGATATCCCGATGTTTGCCGTCGGTTTTGTCACTGCCTTCGTGGTCGCGCTGGTTGCCATCAAAACCTTCCTGCAGTTGATTAAGCGGATCTCGTTCATTCCGTTCGCAATCTATCGCTTTATCGTCGCCGCGGCGGTTTACGTGGTGTTCTTCTGA
- a CDS encoding multifunctional CCA addition/repair protein, whose amino-acid sequence MKIYLVGGAVRDTLLGLPVKDKDWVVVGATPQQMLDAGYQQVGRDFPVFLHPQTHEEYALARTERKSGLGYTGFTCYAAPDVTLEDDLQRRDLTINALAQDDDGQIVDPYQGRRDLDKRLLRHVSPAFNEDPLRVLRVARFAARYAHLSFRIADETMALMREMTHAGELEHLTAERVWKETENALTTRNPQVYFQVLRDCGALRVLFPEVDALFGVPAPAKWHPEIDTGIHTLMTLSMAALLSPAVDVRFATLCHDLGKGLTPPELWPRHHGHGPAGVRLVEQLCQRLRVPNEIRDLAKLVAEFHDLIHTFPILQPKTIVKLFDSIDAWRKPQRVEQIALTSEADVRGRTGFEAADYPQGRLLREAWEVAQSVPTKDVVEAGFKGIEIREELTRRRIAALAHWKETRFPKAIS is encoded by the coding sequence GTGAAGATTTATCTGGTCGGTGGTGCGGTTCGGGATACGCTGTTAGGGCTACCGGTTAAAGATAAAGATTGGGTGGTGGTTGGCGCTACACCGCAACAAATGCTCGACGCGGGCTACCAGCAGGTAGGTCGCGATTTTCCTGTTTTTCTCCATCCGCAAACCCATGAAGAGTATGCCCTTGCGCGTACCGAACGTAAGTCCGGGTTGGGGTATACCGGATTCACCTGCTATGCCGCACCGGACGTTACGCTGGAAGACGATCTCCAGCGCCGTGACCTGACCATTAACGCTCTGGCGCAAGATGATGACGGTCAGATTGTCGATCCGTATCAGGGACGCCGCGATCTGGACAAACGCCTGTTGCGCCATGTTTCACCTGCCTTTAATGAAGATCCGTTGCGCGTACTGCGCGTGGCGCGCTTTGCTGCGCGCTATGCGCATCTGAGCTTCCGTATTGCTGACGAAACCATGGCGCTGATGCGCGAAATGACGCACGCCGGTGAGCTGGAGCATCTGACGGCAGAACGCGTCTGGAAAGAGACCGAGAACGCGTTAACCACGCGCAACCCGCAGGTCTATTTCCAGGTCTTACGCGACTGCGGCGCGCTACGCGTGTTGTTCCCGGAGGTCGATGCGCTGTTTGGCGTCCCGGCCCCGGCGAAATGGCACCCGGAAATCGATACCGGGATTCATACCCTGATGACGCTGTCGATGGCGGCGCTGCTCAGCCCCGCGGTTGACGTGCGTTTCGCCACGCTGTGTCACGACCTCGGCAAAGGCCTGACGCCGCCGGAGCTCTGGCCGCGCCACCACGGGCACGGCCCGGCGGGCGTCAGGCTGGTTGAGCAGTTGTGCCAGCGCCTGCGCGTACCGAATGAAATTCGCGACTTAGCCAAACTGGTGGCGGAGTTCCACGATCTCATCCACACCTTCCCGATACTGCAACCTAAAACCATCGTGAAACTGTTTGATTCGATCGACGCCTGGCGTAAACCGCAGCGTGTGGAGCAGATTGCGCTCACCAGCGAAGCCGACGTACGCGGACGGACGGGGTTTGAAGCCGCGGATTATCCGCAGGGACGTTTACTGCGCGAAGCGTGGGAAGTCGCACAGTCTGTCCCCACCAAAGACGTTGTCGAGGCCGGATTTAAAGGCATTGAGATTCGTGAAGAGCTGACCCGGCGTCGGATTGCGGCGCTGGCCCACTGGAAAGAGACCCGTTTCCCGAAGGCGATCAGTTAA
- a CDS encoding TIGR04211 family SH3 domain-containing protein — protein MPKLRLIGFMLLALSATAVSHAEEKRYVSDELNTWVRSGPGDNYRLVGTVNAGEEVILLQTDASTNYAQVKDSTGRTAWIPMKELNSTPSLRTRVPDLENQVKTLTDKLNNIDTTWNQRTAEMQQKVSQSDSVINGLKEENQKLKNELIVAQKKVSAANLQLDDKQRTIIMQWFMYGGGVLGLGLLLGLILPHMIPSRKRKDRWMN, from the coding sequence ATGCCAAAATTACGCCTGATTGGATTTATGTTACTCGCACTTAGCGCTACTGCCGTGTCACACGCCGAAGAAAAGCGCTATGTCTCTGATGAACTGAACACCTGGGTCCGCAGCGGTCCGGGGGATAATTATCGCCTCGTCGGCACGGTCAACGCGGGCGAAGAAGTCATACTGTTACAAACTGACGCCAGCACGAACTATGCGCAGGTCAAAGACAGCACCGGGCGGACAGCCTGGATCCCGATGAAAGAGCTGAACAGCACGCCAAGCCTGCGTACCCGCGTGCCGGATCTGGAAAATCAGGTCAAAACGCTGACCGATAAGCTCAACAATATCGACACCACCTGGAATCAACGTACCGCTGAAATGCAGCAGAAGGTGTCGCAGAGCGACAGCGTGATCAACGGGCTGAAAGAAGAGAACCAGAAGCTGAAGAACGAGCTGATTGTGGCGCAGAAAAAGGTCAGCGCCGCAAATCTGCAGCTTGATGATAAGCAACGCACCATCATCATGCAGTGGTTTATGTATGGCGGCGGCGTGCTGGGCCTCGGCCTGCTTCTTGGTTTGATCCTGCCGCACATGATCCCAAGCCGGAAACGCAAAGACCGCTGGATGAACTAA
- a CDS encoding inorganic triphosphatase, with the protein MAQEIELKFIVNHEAVNALRDHLNTLGGEHHAPSPLLNIYYETEDKWLRGHDMGLRIRGEKGRYEMTMKIAGRVTGGLHQRPEYNVPLNEPVLDLTQFPPQVWPNGELPVDLVSRVQPLFSTDFEREKWLLTVDGSQIEIALDLGEVKAGELAEPICELELELLSGDTQAVLKLANQLVNQAGLRQGSLSKAARGYHLAQGNPPRESKPTAVLKAPAKASVEHGLEAALELALAQWQYHEELWVRGNKAAKADVLAAMGLVRHTLMLFGGIVPRKASAHLRDLLTQSEATIASAVSAVTAVYTTQTAMAKLALTEWLVTKAWQPFLDAKAQAKMADSFKRFADIHLSRTAAELKSVFGQPLGDQYRDQLPRLRRDIDTVLLLAGYYDAAVVQAWLENWQGLLHAIATGQHIEIEHFRNEANNQEPFWLHSGKR; encoded by the coding sequence ATGGCTCAGGAAATTGAATTAAAATTTATCGTTAATCACGAGGCGGTGAACGCGCTGCGTGACCATCTGAATACGCTCGGAGGCGAGCATCATGCGCCCAGCCCGTTGTTGAATATTTACTACGAGACCGAGGACAAGTGGCTGCGTGGTCACGACATGGGGTTGCGTATTCGTGGGGAGAAGGGACGCTACGAGATGACCATGAAAATTGCCGGGCGAGTGACCGGCGGTTTACACCAGCGACCGGAATACAATGTTCCCCTGAACGAACCTGTGCTGGATTTAACGCAATTTCCGCCACAAGTGTGGCCAAACGGCGAGCTACCTGTCGATCTCGTCTCCCGCGTACAGCCGCTGTTCAGCACCGATTTTGAACGTGAAAAATGGCTGCTGACGGTGGATGGCAGCCAGATTGAGATAGCCCTTGATTTAGGCGAAGTAAAAGCGGGCGAACTGGCGGAGCCGATTTGCGAGCTGGAGCTTGAACTGCTGAGCGGCGACACCCAGGCGGTGCTGAAGCTGGCAAATCAGCTGGTGAACCAGGCGGGTCTGCGCCAGGGCAGCCTGAGTAAAGCGGCGCGCGGCTATCATCTGGCGCAGGGGAATCCTCCACGCGAGAGTAAACCGACCGCAGTGCTGAAAGCGCCCGCGAAAGCCAGCGTGGAACACGGGCTGGAAGCCGCTCTGGAGCTGGCGCTGGCACAGTGGCAGTACCATGAAGAACTCTGGGTTCGCGGCAATAAGGCGGCAAAGGCGGATGTGTTGGCCGCAATGGGCCTGGTGCGTCACACGCTGATGCTCTTTGGCGGTATTGTTCCACGTAAAGCGAGCGCTCACTTACGTGATCTGTTAACCCAGTCGGAAGCCACCATCGCGTCGGCGGTTTCTGCCGTGACGGCGGTTTACACCACCCAAACGGCAATGGCGAAACTGGCGCTGACCGAGTGGCTGGTGACCAAAGCCTGGCAGCCGTTTCTGGACGCAAAGGCGCAGGCCAAAATGGCAGACTCTTTCAAGCGCTTCGCCGACATCCATCTTTCGCGTACCGCCGCTGAGCTGAAAAGCGTATTTGGGCAGCCGCTGGGCGACCAGTATCGCGATCAACTGCCGCGTTTACGCCGCGATATTGATACCGTTTTGCTGCTGGCGGGGTATTACGATGCGGCAGTGGTTCAGGCCTGGCTGGAGAACTGGCAAGGACTGCTTCACGCTATTGCCACCGGTCAACATATTGAAATTGAACATTTCCGCAATGAGGCGAACAACCAGGAACCGTTCTGGCTGCACAGCGGGAAACGATAA